From the Raphanus sativus cultivar WK10039 unplaced genomic scaffold, ASM80110v3 Scaffold0176, whole genome shotgun sequence genome, one window contains:
- the LOC130501364 gene encoding secreted RxLR effector protein 161-like produces MLTLIRPFYLLLYVDDMLIASGNKKVIKNLKEKLSGEFEMKDMGKASRILGMDITRDRMLSCDYSYCITHQIEKPHRWMSGKWKASQMERIPYASAVVSLMYAMVGSRPDLGFAVGYVCRFMSKPGREHLKAVQWVLRIFNSDYATDRDRSRSVTGYAFKFGGNTVSWKSCLQSVVALSTTEAEYMALNEAAKEAMWLKNMQ; encoded by the exons ATGTTAACACTGATAAGGCCATTCTACCTACTcctatatgttgatgacatgtTGATTGCCTCAGGAAACAAGAAAGTGATTAAGAATCTTAAGGAGAAGTTGAGTGGcgagtttgagatgaaggacATGGGAAAGGCCTCAAGAATCTTAGGCATGGACATTACTCGTGATCGA ATGCTAAGCTGTGATTACTCCTACTGCATCACACATCAAATTGAGAAGCCTCACAGATGGATGAGTGGAAAGTGGAAAGCATCTCAGATGGAAAGAATTCCCTATGCTAGCGCTGTGGTAAGCCTAATGTACGCCATGGTGGGATCTAGACCTGATCTCGGATTTGCAGTAGGATACGTGTGTCGATTCATGAGTAAACCAGGACGAGAACACTTGAAAGCAGTTCAGTGGGtcctaag GATATTCAACTCAGACTATGCTACAGACAGGGACAGAAGTCGTTCAGTTACAGGATATGCATTCAAATTTGGAGGAAATACAGTTTCATGGAAATCTTGCCTACAGTCAGTTGTTGCACTATCAACTACAGAAGCTGAATACATGGCACTAAACGAGGCAGCTAAAGAGGCAATGTGGCTAAAGAATATGCAATGA